In a genomic window of Glycine max cultivar Williams 82 chromosome 13, Glycine_max_v4.0, whole genome shotgun sequence:
- the LOC100795010 gene encoding transcription initiation factor IIA large subunit isoform X2, producing the protein MAASTTSQVYIDVIEDVMVKVRDEFVNNGGPGEEVLKELQAMWESKMMQAGAVLGPIERSTAAKPTPGGPITPVHDLNVPYEGTDEYETPTADMLFPPTPLQTPIQTPLPGTGDNSTYNIPTGPSDYPSSGNDTGGNADGKGARPAPYMQSPSPWMNQRPPLDVNVAYVEGRDEADRGTSNQPPTQDFFTMPSGKRKRNDLTSQYNAGGYIPQQDGAGDATHGDFEIEVSGRGISINSHHTISKGKMSADLERSTSRIPQLDGPIPYDDDDVLSTPNIYNYGEVFSEDYNISNTPAPPEVPASTPALLVQNEVGNDFDDDDDDEPPLNEEDDDDLDDMEQGEDQNTHHLVLAQFDKVTRTKSRWKCTLKDGIMHINNKDILFNKATGEFEF; encoded by the exons ATGGCGGCTTCCACTACCAGCCAGGTCTACATCGATGTAATCGAGGATGTCATGGTCAAGGTCCGTGACGAGTTCGTGAACAACGGTGGTCCTGGAGAGGAAGTTCTCAAGGAGCTTCAAGCT ATGTGGGAATCGAAGATGATGCAAGCTGGTGCTGTGCTCGGTCCCATAGAAAGGTCCACTGCAGCTAAGCCAACTCCTGGTGGTCCAATTACTCCGGTTCATGATCTCAACGTACCGTATGAGGGGACCGATGAGTATGAGACTCCTACAGCGGATATGCTTTTCCCCCCT ACACCATTGCAAACTCCAATTCAAACCCCTCTACCAGGAACTGGGGATAACTCAACGTATAACATTCCTACTGGACCAAGTGACTACCCCTCTTCTGGAAATGACACAGGAGGAAATGCTGATGGAAAAGGAGCAAGACCTGCTCCATATATG CAATCTCCTTCTCCTTGGATGAACCAAAGGCCTCCACTTGATGTCAATGTTG CTTATGTGGAAGGGCGGGATGAGGCAGACAGGGGAACTTCTAATCAACCTCCGACACAG GACTTCTTCACGATGCCATCAGGAAAGCGAAAACGCAATGATTTAACTTCTCAATATAATGCTGGTGGATATATACCTCAGCAAGATGGAGCTGGGGATGCTACACATGGAGATTTTGAAATTGAG GTAAGTGGAAGGGGCATCTCTATTAATTCACATCACACTATTTCCAAAGGAAAAATGTCAGCAGATTTGGAGAGGTCGACTTCTAGGATTCCTCAACTTGATGGACCAATTccatatgatgatgatgatgtgctCTCTACTCCAAAT ATATACAACTATGGAGAAGTGTTCAGTGAAGACTACAACATTTCTAATACACCAGCTCCTCCTG aagTACCAGCAAGCACCCCTGCTCTCTTGGTTCAGAATGAAGTGGgtaatgattttgatgatgatgatgatgatgaacctCCATTAAATGAagaggatgatgatgatttaGATGACATGGAACAAGGAGAGGATCAAAATACACATCATCTTGTTTTGGCCCAGTTTGATAAG GTGACACGTACCAAGAGCAGGTGGA
- the LOC100795010 gene encoding transcription initiation factor IIA subunit 1 isoform X1, with product MAASTTSQVYIDVIEDVMVKVRDEFVNNGGPGEEVLKELQAMWESKMMQAGAVLGPIERSTAAKPTPGGPITPVHDLNVPYEGTDEYETPTADMLFPPTPLQTPIQTPLPGTGDNSTYNIPTGPSDYPSSGNDTGGNADGKGARPAPYMQSPSPWMNQRPPLDVNVAYVEGRDEADRGTSNQPPTQDFFTMPSGKRKRNDLTSQYNAGGYIPQQDGAGDATHGDFEIEVPPISQHHIYHQDVCISFVSGRGISINSHHTISKGKMSADLERSTSRIPQLDGPIPYDDDDVLSTPNIYNYGEVFSEDYNISNTPAPPEVPASTPALLVQNEVGNDFDDDDDDEPPLNEEDDDDLDDMEQGEDQNTHHLVLAQFDKVTRTKSRWKCTLKDGIMHINNKDILFNKATGEFEF from the exons ATGGCGGCTTCCACTACCAGCCAGGTCTACATCGATGTAATCGAGGATGTCATGGTCAAGGTCCGTGACGAGTTCGTGAACAACGGTGGTCCTGGAGAGGAAGTTCTCAAGGAGCTTCAAGCT ATGTGGGAATCGAAGATGATGCAAGCTGGTGCTGTGCTCGGTCCCATAGAAAGGTCCACTGCAGCTAAGCCAACTCCTGGTGGTCCAATTACTCCGGTTCATGATCTCAACGTACCGTATGAGGGGACCGATGAGTATGAGACTCCTACAGCGGATATGCTTTTCCCCCCT ACACCATTGCAAACTCCAATTCAAACCCCTCTACCAGGAACTGGGGATAACTCAACGTATAACATTCCTACTGGACCAAGTGACTACCCCTCTTCTGGAAATGACACAGGAGGAAATGCTGATGGAAAAGGAGCAAGACCTGCTCCATATATG CAATCTCCTTCTCCTTGGATGAACCAAAGGCCTCCACTTGATGTCAATGTTG CTTATGTGGAAGGGCGGGATGAGGCAGACAGGGGAACTTCTAATCAACCTCCGACACAG GACTTCTTCACGATGCCATCAGGAAAGCGAAAACGCAATGATTTAACTTCTCAATATAATGCTGGTGGATATATACCTCAGCAAGATGGAGCTGGGGATGCTACACATGGAGATTTTGAAATTGAGGTACCCCCTATTAGTCAGCATCATATATATCACCAGGATGTCTGCATATCTTTT GTAAGTGGAAGGGGCATCTCTATTAATTCACATCACACTATTTCCAAAGGAAAAATGTCAGCAGATTTGGAGAGGTCGACTTCTAGGATTCCTCAACTTGATGGACCAATTccatatgatgatgatgatgtgctCTCTACTCCAAAT ATATACAACTATGGAGAAGTGTTCAGTGAAGACTACAACATTTCTAATACACCAGCTCCTCCTG aagTACCAGCAAGCACCCCTGCTCTCTTGGTTCAGAATGAAGTGGgtaatgattttgatgatgatgatgatgatgaacctCCATTAAATGAagaggatgatgatgatttaGATGACATGGAACAAGGAGAGGATCAAAATACACATCATCTTGTTTTGGCCCAGTTTGATAAG GTGACACGTACCAAGAGCAGGTGGA